A part of Microbulbifer sp. MI-G genomic DNA contains:
- a CDS encoding helix-turn-helix domain-containing protein gives MRLRAGERLKAIRELMGLTREEFANLLGLDMIRISNIEQKRAKVAEEEYEKVGQRFPELIPYLAYEGDIVLADLKESDEKLCALVAAKIDAGQIPRGFHLEKNLK, from the coding sequence ATGCGGTTAAGGGCTGGAGAGCGATTAAAAGCAATTCGGGAATTGATGGGGCTAACAAGGGAAGAGTTTGCGAATTTGCTGGGCCTGGACATGATAAGGATCTCAAATATAGAGCAGAAAAGAGCCAAGGTGGCAGAAGAGGAATATGAAAAAGTGGGCCAGCGATTTCCTGAGTTAATTCCGTACCTTGCCTATGAGGGAGATATTGTTCTTGCTGACCTAAAGGAGAGCGATGAAAAATTATGCGCCTTAGTGGCCGCAAAAATCGATGCCGGGCAAATTCCACGCGGGTTTCATCTTGAAAAGAACCTGAAGTGA
- a CDS encoding phage integrase, whose amino-acid sequence MAIRKVTRGWQVDIQPEGRGGRRVRRTFQTKRAAEQFKVEQKALANTGEWRAPEREHRRLLDLVVDWFDLYGFTLKDGENRKTKLISLCERLGNPRATNITGESWLRYRKKRLEQYSQRGKPINPNTVNHEHAYLSAMFGTLIKLRSWKRDNPLRGIPKIKLDEPDLIYLELEEIVRLLDELAASRNLDVLVITKLCLATGARWGEAQRLEAQRLRNGQVHFIRTKNSKARAIPIAPELEAEVRQGRPQTGPLFRISGYDAFKHAVSRANICLPDGQLTHVLRHTFASHFMINDGNILKLKDILGHKTLAMTMRYAKLAPRHLSQALEKNPLQTIQCQQSVNAVMKKDPKKNPEAIVTF is encoded by the coding sequence ATGGCAATTAGAAAAGTTACCAGAGGCTGGCAGGTTGATATACAACCCGAAGGTAGAGGTGGAAGGCGGGTTAGACGCACCTTCCAAACAAAAAGGGCGGCCGAACAGTTCAAAGTTGAGCAGAAGGCTCTGGCAAATACAGGGGAGTGGCGCGCACCTGAGCGCGAACATCGGAGACTGCTGGATCTGGTAGTGGATTGGTTCGATCTATATGGGTTTACGCTTAAAGATGGAGAGAATCGCAAGACAAAACTGATCAGCTTATGTGAACGGTTAGGGAATCCTCGCGCCACAAATATTACTGGTGAGAGCTGGCTGCGCTATAGAAAAAAGCGGCTTGAGCAATATTCTCAACGCGGCAAACCGATCAATCCCAATACCGTGAACCATGAACACGCTTATTTATCCGCGATGTTCGGAACTCTTATAAAGCTGCGCAGCTGGAAGCGCGATAATCCATTGAGGGGTATCCCAAAGATCAAACTGGATGAGCCTGATCTCATCTATCTGGAGTTGGAGGAAATCGTAAGGTTATTGGACGAGTTGGCTGCATCGAGAAACCTTGATGTTCTGGTAATCACCAAACTGTGTCTCGCCACCGGCGCCCGCTGGGGGGAAGCCCAAAGACTTGAGGCGCAACGCTTACGCAATGGACAAGTGCATTTCATCAGAACAAAGAACTCGAAGGCCCGAGCGATTCCTATAGCACCTGAGCTAGAGGCCGAGGTTCGCCAGGGACGCCCCCAGACAGGCCCCCTATTCCGGATCAGCGGCTATGATGCATTCAAGCACGCCGTAAGCCGTGCAAATATATGCCTCCCCGATGGGCAGCTCACCCACGTTCTACGGCATACCTTTGCCAGCCACTTTATGATCAATGATGGGAATATCCTAAAGCTGAAGGATATTCTCGGACATAAGACGCTGGCGATGACTATGCGCTACGCAAAACTGGCTCCACGCCACCTGTCACAAGCCCTGGAGAAGAACCCCCTTCAAACCATACAGTGTCAACAAAGTGTCAACGCTGTTATGAAAAAAGACCCCAAAAAGAACCCAGAGGCTATCGTAACCTTTTGA
- a CDS encoding SOS response-associated peptidase family protein, with translation MCSVFDVGNHAGMERFLEEYGVHHPKRMLYGRRRRPTQDVSIVTARHGEPEVETAIWHLYLERDGDNWKPHRKYWSINSNWQKLGKRPEYRKSRCLIPATAWVESQHGKNPVEFSYGQPFFFCGLYKTWGNLLSCAIITLGAHPKTRQYHDKSLPMIAPADKDFVANWLSGGEDTAPFEPYLHPHIEYAGHPLTVRPVVRATSTEYSGEQQELS, from the coding sequence ATGTGTAGCGTATTCGACGTGGGCAATCACGCCGGCATGGAGCGCTTCCTAGAGGAGTATGGAGTGCACCATCCGAAGCGCATGCTGTATGGCCGCCGCAGGCGGCCCACCCAGGATGTTTCCATTGTCACCGCCCGACATGGGGAGCCGGAAGTGGAAACCGCAATCTGGCACCTGTATCTGGAGCGTGACGGCGACAATTGGAAGCCGCACCGCAAGTACTGGTCGATCAACAGTAACTGGCAGAAACTGGGCAAGCGCCCCGAGTACCGCAAATCCCGCTGCCTGATCCCCGCCACCGCCTGGGTGGAAAGCCAGCACGGTAAGAACCCGGTGGAGTTCAGCTACGGCCAGCCTTTTTTCTTCTGCGGCCTGTACAAGACCTGGGGCAATCTACTGAGTTGCGCCATTATTACCCTCGGGGCACACCCGAAGACCAGGCAATACCACGACAAATCCCTTCCCATGATCGCACCTGCGGACAAGGATTTTGTGGCCAACTGGTTGAGTGGAGGTGAGGACACTGCCCCCTTTGAGCCCTACCTGCACCCGCATATCGAGTATGCGGGGCATCCCCTGACGGTGAGGCCGGTGGTCAGGGCGACCTCTACGGAATACTCTGGTGAACAGCAGGAGCTTTCCTGA
- a CDS encoding D-Ala-D-Ala carboxypeptidase family metallohydrolase, translated as MRKRFSKPVVTNSSYCCPAHCTSIGSSMTHTTGQAVDVSVAGGRTYELLGIALEEGYTGIGVKQKGAHGGRFLHLDDLAPKLGEYTRLTVWSY; from the coding sequence GTGAGGAAGCGGTTCAGCAAGCCGGTGGTGACCAACTCCAGTTATTGCTGCCCGGCCCACTGCACCAGTATTGGCTCCAGCATGACACACACTACCGGACAGGCTGTTGATGTATCGGTTGCTGGTGGACGTACCTATGAGCTGCTGGGTATCGCGCTAGAGGAAGGCTATACCGGTATCGGTGTGAAGCAGAAAGGCGCTCATGGCGGCCGATTCCTTCACCTGGATGACCTTGCACCCAAGCTCGGAGAGTACACTAGGCTTACTGTGTGGAGCTACTAG
- a CDS encoding DUF6632 domain-containing protein → MNNTTRVKCLPIALNAIGLFFIFGIYPMMRWTWPSGWKWIAPYQEYQLILLAIYATLGICLLFAARNLAANIGLIWFTIWLNLVCGTIMLLMVVGDQTGKQNLIGNIPVQYLISGVLWYLLPRHKKCPS, encoded by the coding sequence ATGAACAACACCACTCGTGTCAAGTGTCTCCCCATCGCCTTAAATGCTATAGGTCTATTTTTTATCTTTGGTATTTACCCAATGATGCGATGGACATGGCCTTCAGGGTGGAAATGGATAGCCCCATATCAAGAGTACCAACTAATTTTGCTGGCAATATACGCAACGTTGGGTATATGCCTGCTTTTTGCTGCCCGAAACCTTGCTGCAAATATCGGTCTGATTTGGTTCACCATTTGGTTGAACCTAGTATGTGGCACCATCATGCTTTTGATGGTGGTAGGCGATCAAACCGGGAAACAAAACTTGATCGGAAACATCCCCGTACAGTATTTAATTTCCGGAGTTCTCTGGTATCTGTTACCCAGGCATAAAAAGTGCCCCTCTTGA
- a CDS encoding IS3 family transposase (programmed frameshift), with protein MGIKHHKPEEIVTKLRQIEVLCGQGMSRLDAIRQMQITEQTFYRWRKQYGGMGTDQLKELKRLQKENERLRRAVSDLTLDKLVLSEAAKGKLLSPSRRRACINHLRSRFHISERRACRVLGQHRSTQRRLPVGRSDENRLVADMVELARQYGRYGYRRIAALLRDAGWQVNNKRVERLWRREGLKVPMKQPKEGRLWLNDGSCVRLRPEYPNHVWSYDFVHHRTSDGKAFRMLNILDEYSRECLAIRVKRKLNSTEVINVLTDLFILRGVPAYIRSDNGPEFIAQAVRDWITFAGAKVAYIEPGSPRENGYCESFNARLRDELLNGEIFYTLQEAEIIIEEWRKHYNTKRPHSALGYRPPAPETTVEKEPRPAMH; from the exons ATGGGAATCAAACATCATAAGCCGGAAGAAATTGTCACGAAGCTGCGGCAGATTGAGGTGCTCTGCGGTCAGGGAATGTCGCGTTTGGATGCGATACGCCAGATGCAAATAACTGAGCAGACGTTCTATCGCTGGCGTAAGCAGTATGGCGGGATGGGAACCGACCAACTGAAGGAACTCAAGCGACTACAAAAGGAGAATGAGCGGTTGCGCCGAGCAGTATCGGATCTCACGCTGGACAAGTTGGTTCTGTCAGAGGCTGCCA AAGGGAAACTTCTGAGCCCTTCACGTCGCCGTGCTTGTATTAACCACCTACGAAGTCGATTTCACATTTCTGAGCGTCGGGCGTGCCGTGTTTTGGGCCAGCACCGGTCCACGCAAAGGCGCCTGCCTGTTGGCCGTTCCGACGAAAACCGTTTGGTTGCTGACATGGTTGAGCTTGCGCGACAGTACGGTCGATACGGCTATCGCCGGATTGCAGCTTTACTGAGAGATGCGGGCTGGCAAGTGAACAACAAGCGCGTGGAACGACTGTGGCGGCGTGAGGGGCTGAAGGTTCCAATGAAACAACCAAAGGAGGGACGGCTCTGGCTAAATGACGGGTCGTGTGTTCGACTGCGTCCGGAGTATCCGAACCATGTCTGGTCGTATGACTTTGTTCACCATCGGACTAGCGATGGGAAAGCATTCCGAATGCTGAACATCCTGGACGAGTACTCCCGAGAATGCCTGGCAATCCGGGTAAAACGAAAGCTGAACTCAACAGAAGTGATTAATGTATTAACAGATCTGTTCATTTTACGCGGTGTTCCCGCCTACATCCGGTCAGATAATGGTCCGGAGTTTATTGCACAGGCGGTCAGGGACTGGATCACATTTGCTGGTGCAAAGGTGGCTTACATAGAGCCGGGTTCACCCCGGGAGAATGGGTACTGTGAAAGCTTCAACGCCCGGCTCAGAGACGAGCTTCTAAACGGTGAAATATTCTATACGTTACAAGAGGCGGAAATTATTATTGAGGAGTGGAGGAAGCACTACAACACCAAGCGGCCACACAGTGCCTTGGGCTACCGCCCACCGGCCCCGGAAACCACCGTGGAGAAAGAGCCACGGCCCGCTATGCACTAA
- a CDS encoding VOC family protein, translating into MKIYVTSVFVDDQEKALNFYTEILGFEKKQDLPLGEYRWLTVVSKDDPKGTELLLEPSAHSAVPPFKQALLEDGIPFASFQVADLDSEFKRLSNSGVTFIQEPMEAGDVKMAILNDTCGNLIQLVEMTQHFN; encoded by the coding sequence ATGAAAATCTATGTAACTAGCGTTTTCGTCGATGATCAAGAAAAAGCCCTCAACTTCTACACTGAAATTCTTGGTTTTGAGAAGAAGCAAGATCTCCCTCTAGGTGAGTATCGATGGCTTACAGTTGTGTCGAAAGATGACCCCAAAGGAACTGAACTATTGCTTGAGCCAAGCGCCCATTCCGCTGTACCTCCCTTCAAGCAGGCTTTACTCGAAGATGGAATTCCCTTCGCTTCTTTTCAAGTTGCAGACCTCGACTCGGAATTCAAGCGTCTAAGCAACTCTGGTGTTACATTTATACAAGAGCCGATGGAAGCAGGAGACGTCAAAATGGCCATTCTCAATGATACATGTGGGAATCTAATACAGCTGGTGGAAATGACGCAGCATTTCAATTAG
- a CDS encoding O-methyltransferase has protein sequence MSSQTRDFPPAVREYILNTGMREHPVLIELRNVTRTYTQAEMQISPEQGQLMALLARLIKARRAIEVGVFTGYSALSVAMALPETGEMIACDINKEYTDTARAFWTQAGCSQKIKLYLAPASETLAKLIEQKQHNQFDMAFIDADKTGYDTYYEQCLQLIRPGGLILVDNVLWGGSVVDDDKNDPDTLAIKALNQKIHKDNRVDMLLLPVGDGLTIVTKRDV, from the coding sequence ATGAGCAGCCAAACTCGAGATTTTCCTCCTGCTGTACGGGAATATATCCTTAACACCGGTATGCGAGAGCACCCTGTACTGATTGAACTTAGGAATGTCACCCGTACGTATACCCAGGCTGAGATGCAAATCTCACCCGAACAAGGGCAGCTGATGGCGCTGCTGGCAAGACTGATAAAGGCCAGGAGAGCGATTGAGGTAGGTGTGTTCACCGGTTACAGTGCATTGTCTGTGGCCATGGCCCTGCCGGAAACCGGGGAAATGATCGCCTGCGACATCAATAAAGAATACACTGACACAGCCAGAGCCTTTTGGACACAGGCAGGGTGTTCTCAGAAAATAAAACTCTATCTTGCCCCTGCTTCAGAGACTCTGGCAAAGCTGATCGAGCAAAAGCAACACAACCAGTTTGACATGGCCTTTATTGATGCTGATAAAACTGGTTATGACACTTACTACGAGCAGTGCCTACAATTGATCCGCCCTGGTGGTCTTATTTTAGTCGACAACGTACTCTGGGGGGGCAGTGTTGTAGATGACGACAAAAACGACCCGGATACCCTGGCCATCAAAGCCCTGAATCAGAAAATTCATAAAGACAACCGGGTTGATATGCTGCTTTTGCCCGTTGGGGACGGGTTAACCATTGTTACTAAAAGAGATGTTTGA
- a CDS encoding LexA family protein, translating to MKLSSLYSSGVACGFPSPADDHLESALSLDAHLISRPAATYMVQANGDSMVEAGIHDRDLLIVDRSLTPVHGDVVVVALDGQLTCKILDRKRGCLLSANSKYPAISVLEGQELVVEGVVKASVRYHRGG from the coding sequence ATGAAACTCTCTTCTCTCTACAGTAGCGGCGTTGCCTGCGGCTTTCCCTCTCCAGCTGATGATCACCTGGAATCTGCACTCAGCCTGGATGCGCATCTAATCTCCAGGCCAGCGGCAACCTATATGGTTCAGGCCAACGGAGACTCCATGGTGGAGGCGGGCATCCATGATCGTGACTTGCTTATTGTCGATCGATCGCTAACTCCGGTACATGGTGACGTTGTAGTGGTGGCTCTGGATGGCCAGTTAACATGCAAAATTCTAGACAGGAAGCGAGGATGCTTATTGTCGGCCAACTCCAAATACCCGGCCATCTCTGTCTTGGAGGGTCAGGAGCTGGTAGTGGAAGGAGTGGTGAAAGCGTCGGTTCGCTACCATAGAGGAGGTTGA
- a CDS encoding TetR/AcrR family transcriptional regulator: protein MPRSLTKSAGEQEAMILEAAVKCIEQSSILDFTMAAVSKEAGLSMGSIYKHVQSKEDVLVALSTHAFSYERNVFTDVMNLPLSTPERLVATMLVLSDKFHHYPFGAQLKMLVSNQAVLQRASSGWIEKLRHINTEIGQVFEAAMVRACNTGELITGDSDREIMLDTICVSLWSMHVGFVQVAYQRFAFEQHQVTAKLPFPIPTNHVLLNGAQRFINSFPWKKPLDKQGIEKASALLTERGYR, encoded by the coding sequence ATGCCGCGATCCCTCACAAAAAGTGCCGGCGAACAGGAAGCTATGATTCTGGAAGCCGCTGTGAAATGCATAGAACAAAGCTCAATTCTCGACTTCACGATGGCAGCGGTTAGCAAGGAAGCTGGTCTGTCGATGGGTTCAATCTACAAGCATGTGCAATCCAAGGAAGATGTTTTGGTCGCACTGTCAACACACGCTTTTAGCTATGAGCGCAATGTGTTTACGGATGTAATGAATCTGCCTCTAAGCACACCGGAACGATTGGTCGCGACCATGCTTGTGCTGTCCGACAAGTTCCATCACTATCCATTTGGGGCACAATTAAAGATGCTTGTCAGCAACCAGGCTGTGCTTCAACGCGCTTCAAGCGGCTGGATCGAGAAACTGAGACATATCAATACCGAAATCGGACAGGTATTTGAGGCTGCCATGGTTCGAGCCTGTAATACCGGTGAACTCATCACCGGTGACAGTGACCGGGAAATAATGCTCGATACCATTTGTGTGAGTCTGTGGTCCATGCATGTAGGGTTTGTACAAGTCGCGTACCAGCGATTTGCGTTTGAACAACACCAGGTCACTGCCAAGTTGCCATTCCCAATCCCAACCAATCATGTGCTATTAAATGGCGCACAACGGTTCATCAACAGCTTTCCCTGGAAAAAACCACTGGATAAACAGGGCATAGAAAAGGCAAGTGCCTTACTAACAGAGCGAGGCTATCGATGA
- a CDS encoding efflux RND transporter periplasmic adaptor subunit: protein MILRWIAIITVAGVIVSGLGVYKFFEIKATIDAVEEQPEYFETVEAELAKPTTHVPKVTALGVVVAPQQVTLRNELPGYITAVNFQSGAAVKKGEVILQLDISEQLANLSSEEVRAKLAESVYRRGVELRKSDAVSEETTERSLAEWNVIKADIAATRSIISRRTIRAPFDGVIGIHQFEVGQYLNINTKITTLVGSTKERWVDFSLPQFYGELAMGIIVRAQLIRSYDQINSAYFNATIIAGDSVITAGSRSRLYRALVTEGAQQLTHNASVKVEVPVGQARLLSALPVQSIRSDRGGQFVFALDPDHEKAGYYRARRIPVSVESEQQERTLVVGDLNHGDLVATAGSFKLYPGMLAQISDRPVITTTKQE, encoded by the coding sequence ATGATTTTACGATGGATAGCCATTATCACAGTGGCCGGTGTAATTGTGAGTGGGCTTGGCGTTTATAAATTTTTTGAAATCAAAGCCACCATTGATGCGGTAGAGGAACAGCCCGAATATTTCGAGACTGTTGAAGCAGAACTGGCTAAACCCACCACACATGTTCCCAAGGTTACTGCGCTCGGGGTTGTGGTTGCGCCGCAGCAGGTCACCCTGCGCAATGAACTGCCAGGTTATATTACTGCCGTTAATTTCCAATCCGGGGCCGCCGTCAAAAAGGGCGAAGTCATCCTACAGCTTGATATCAGCGAGCAACTGGCCAACCTCTCCTCCGAAGAAGTACGCGCCAAACTTGCTGAATCTGTCTACAGGCGTGGTGTTGAACTGCGAAAATCCGATGCCGTCAGCGAGGAAACCACTGAGCGGTCTCTTGCAGAGTGGAACGTAATCAAAGCCGATATTGCGGCGACCCGCAGCATTATCAGTCGGCGAACAATTCGTGCACCGTTTGATGGCGTGATTGGCATCCATCAATTTGAAGTTGGCCAATACCTCAACATCAATACCAAAATCACCACCCTGGTTGGCAGCACAAAAGAGAGGTGGGTTGATTTCAGCTTACCGCAGTTTTACGGTGAACTCGCTATGGGCATCATAGTCCGCGCACAGCTGATACGTTCATATGATCAAATCAATAGTGCTTATTTCAATGCAACCATCATTGCCGGTGACTCGGTGATTACGGCTGGCTCACGTAGCCGACTGTATCGTGCGCTGGTGACAGAAGGCGCACAGCAACTCACCCATAATGCATCCGTCAAAGTTGAGGTGCCTGTTGGACAGGCCAGGTTATTGTCGGCACTGCCGGTTCAATCCATTCGCAGTGACAGAGGGGGGCAATTTGTTTTCGCCCTTGATCCGGATCATGAAAAGGCCGGATACTATCGAGCGCGACGTATCCCTGTTTCTGTAGAAAGCGAGCAACAAGAGCGCACACTCGTTGTGGGTGATTTGAACCATGGTGACTTGGTAGCCACAGCAGGCTCTTTCAAGTTGTACCCAGGCATGCTTGCACAAATCAGTGATCGGCCAGTCATCACCACAACAAAGCAAGAGTAA
- a CDS encoding efflux RND transporter permease subunit, which translates to MDIFVKRPVLSIVLSIVLLLSGSFAAFKIAVVQFPQLESANILITTAYPGASPDAVQGFVTDPIERIAMTTPGVDYVESTTTAGLSNVAVWLKLDENSSEALAELNSRMNQIRSELPGNALDPSISVRRSDQPQALFYLNVNSEGWSRSTITDYLARHVQPQLASIGGVQRIALEGGRDPAMRIWLDPIRLAALGLSADQVIQALSNNNVLAAIGKTKNAGQQISLQTNATLRNVDDFEQLIVSNREGVLIRLMDIARVELGEDRGDDLSRVDQAETVFISVWSLPGANAIEIGDELYKRLERINATLPSGLDIEIAFDATIYMRNALKEIMTTLLETVLLVGLVVLLLMGSFRTSLVPLVTIPISILGAIGLIHAMGFTLNLLTILAIVLSVGLVVDDAIVVVENVARHMRTGKSRLEAALTSSRELFAPIVAMTLTMAAVYIPIGFVSGLTGALFREFAFTLAIAVLISGVVAVTLSPIMSAQVCADKGKESAGSRFMNSIFDRIRRVYRTLLTGILVWRPQVTFMGFFLSLLVIPFFLFSAKELAPVEDQGSILVIIESPPEAHVQYTRNYMQDVVQVASELPGFSQMWQVLTASGGFAGIEFVDYTDRDFTVQEIRDSVFQKMSGITGLRVLPIMPGALPAAGQFDVEMVIQSPDTYEEMAQYIAPLIDAAYASGHFTFVQTDLHIDQHQARLKLDHDRIADFGLNVQQVSAQLAALISDQDVNRFDANGKSYRVIPMVEDFARNDPHSLLNLQLTTPAGDLVPVRMIATLERDTGPRALGKFNQLRSFRIMGGIHSGTTTDAALSALEAAAKDIIPNNYTIDYAGISRSLRAEGTGFVSVLLISMALVYLLLAIQFNSFRAPLVVLLGSVPLALSGAMLFSFLGLTTINIYAQIGFITLVGLVAKNGILITEFANELQQQGLMKLEAVIEAAAVRLRPILMTTLATVVGHFPLVLVTGAGAEARNSIGIILVAGMVIGTLFTLFILPCIYMLFGGTLKAHRKQAAKKAIIKFNHEGVVATSLS; encoded by the coding sequence ATGGATATTTTCGTTAAGCGGCCGGTTCTCTCTATCGTTCTCTCAATTGTCTTACTCCTGTCTGGTAGTTTCGCAGCGTTTAAAATCGCTGTTGTACAGTTCCCCCAACTGGAAAGTGCCAATATCCTGATCACCACTGCCTACCCAGGCGCTTCGCCAGATGCAGTCCAGGGTTTTGTCACCGACCCAATCGAGCGGATTGCGATGACCACTCCCGGTGTTGACTATGTCGAATCTACCACCACAGCTGGGCTAAGCAACGTAGCGGTGTGGCTGAAACTGGATGAAAACAGTAGCGAAGCGCTGGCAGAGCTGAACTCTAGAATGAACCAGATCCGTTCTGAATTACCCGGTAACGCACTCGATCCGTCTATTTCTGTACGCCGCTCTGATCAGCCACAAGCATTATTTTATTTAAATGTGAACAGCGAAGGGTGGTCTCGGTCAACTATAACCGATTATTTAGCGCGCCATGTGCAGCCACAACTGGCTTCTATCGGCGGTGTCCAGCGCATTGCCCTGGAAGGGGGTCGCGACCCGGCGATGCGGATTTGGCTTGACCCCATCCGTCTCGCCGCCCTGGGTCTCAGCGCAGATCAAGTGATTCAGGCATTGTCGAACAACAATGTACTCGCGGCAATTGGCAAAACCAAAAATGCTGGGCAACAGATCAGCCTGCAGACCAATGCCACACTGCGCAATGTGGACGATTTTGAACAATTAATTGTCAGCAATCGGGAGGGTGTATTAATACGCCTCATGGACATTGCGCGCGTTGAGCTTGGCGAAGATCGGGGTGATGACCTGTCCCGTGTCGACCAGGCAGAGACCGTCTTTATTTCCGTTTGGAGTCTCCCCGGTGCCAACGCTATTGAGATTGGCGATGAGCTCTACAAGCGCCTAGAGAGAATCAATGCAACGCTGCCCAGCGGATTGGATATTGAGATCGCCTTTGATGCAACCATTTATATGCGTAATGCGCTCAAGGAGATCATGACAACACTCCTCGAAACCGTTTTGCTCGTTGGCCTGGTTGTTTTACTACTGATGGGGTCATTCCGCACATCGCTCGTACCGCTTGTGACTATCCCGATTTCAATCCTGGGCGCCATTGGCCTAATCCATGCAATGGGCTTTACACTCAACCTGTTAACGATACTTGCAATTGTCCTTTCGGTTGGTCTCGTGGTAGATGATGCGATTGTCGTGGTCGAAAATGTCGCACGTCATATGCGCACTGGCAAGTCCCGCCTCGAAGCCGCCCTCACAAGCTCACGAGAGCTTTTTGCGCCAATCGTTGCAATGACACTCACAATGGCTGCGGTCTACATCCCCATCGGATTTGTCAGCGGCTTGACAGGAGCGCTGTTTAGGGAGTTTGCCTTTACGCTGGCGATCGCTGTTCTGATTTCCGGCGTGGTAGCCGTCACGCTATCCCCCATTATGAGCGCCCAGGTATGCGCAGATAAGGGTAAGGAATCTGCGGGTTCACGCTTTATGAACTCCATTTTTGATCGTATACGCAGGGTATACCGAACTCTCCTGACCGGCATACTCGTATGGCGCCCTCAAGTAACCTTTATGGGATTCTTTCTCAGTTTGTTGGTTATCCCGTTTTTCCTGTTTTCTGCCAAGGAACTGGCACCGGTAGAAGACCAGGGCAGCATTCTGGTAATTATCGAATCACCGCCAGAGGCGCATGTTCAATACACTCGCAATTACATGCAGGACGTGGTACAGGTCGCCTCTGAGTTGCCTGGTTTTTCGCAGATGTGGCAAGTCCTGACAGCATCAGGCGGTTTTGCCGGTATTGAGTTTGTTGACTACACCGACCGCGACTTTACTGTTCAGGAAATACGTGATTCTGTATTTCAGAAAATGTCTGGCATCACTGGCCTGCGTGTATTACCCATCATGCCCGGCGCATTGCCAGCTGCCGGGCAGTTTGATGTAGAGATGGTCATTCAAAGCCCGGATACATACGAGGAGATGGCACAGTATATTGCACCTCTGATCGACGCAGCTTATGCAAGTGGTCACTTCACGTTCGTCCAGACCGATTTACATATCGACCAGCACCAAGCTCGCCTGAAGCTCGATCATGATCGCATTGCTGATTTCGGTCTCAATGTGCAACAGGTCAGTGCCCAGTTGGCAGCGCTGATTTCCGATCAGGATGTCAATCGTTTTGACGCAAACGGTAAGTCCTACCGGGTTATCCCAATGGTGGAGGATTTTGCGCGTAATGATCCGCACAGCTTGCTCAACCTCCAGTTGACAACACCGGCAGGCGATCTGGTTCCTGTTCGCATGATCGCCACGCTGGAGCGGGACACTGGCCCGCGTGCACTCGGCAAATTCAACCAACTTCGCTCGTTCAGGATTATGGGTGGTATCCATTCCGGCACTACGACGGATGCGGCCCTATCCGCGTTAGAAGCGGCCGCCAAAGATATTATTCCTAACAACTATACGATTGACTATGCAGGTATATCACGATCATTACGCGCTGAAGGTACAGGTTTTGTCTCGGTACTGTTGATCTCAATGGCGTTGGTCTACCTCTTGTTGGCAATCCAGTTCAACAGCTTCCGTGCTCCCCTTGTTGTGCTTCTAGGTTCCGTGCCGCTGGCACTTTCCGGGGCCATGCTGTTCAGTTTTCTGGGTCTTACAACAATCAACATCTACGCCCAGATTGGTTTTATTACCTTGGTGGGTCTGGTTGCAAAGAACGGTATACTGATTACAGAGTTTGCCAACGAACTGCAGCAGCAAGGCTTGATGAAACTGGAAGCGGTTATTGAAGCTGCTGCGGTGCGGCTACGCCCTATCCTGATGACCACACTCGCAACTGTGGTAGGTCATTTCCCATTAGTATTGGTCACCGGCGCCGGTGCCGAAGCTCGAAACTCAATCGGGATTATTCTCGTCGCCGGTATGGTCATCGGCACCCTATTCACACTTTTTATTCTACCCTGTATCTATATGTTATTCGGCGGTACACTCAAGGCTCACCGAAAGCAGGCAGCGAAGAAAGCCATCATCAAATTCAACCATGAGGGAGTGGTCGCAACCAGTCTTAGCTAA